The Natronomonas salsuginis genomic sequence ACTAACCGGTGACCTTCTCCTCGCGGTAGCCGGCGAGGCTTCTCACCGACAACGTCGAGGACTTCGCAGCACTCGGAGTCGAGGTCGAGACGTACTGAGACGTGGATAGGTTGTGAGTCGTGAGTGCCGAGGCCCCGTATTTCACGGGCAGACGGCGCCTCTCTGCGCATATATCCGTGGCCACAGTAGACAGAGGCCCCGGTCAGCTCATCGTCGGGGCAGACGCGGATTTAACAACGTTGCCAAGCAATCACACAGTATGGCCGCCGAAATTTCCGACCGAGTTCGAGAAATCGCGGAGGCTCGCGGCCTTCCGGAGTTCCAGGTATTCGAACGGGCACCCGACCGCGGGCTCAAAGACCTGTGGGAGGACCTCGTGCTCGCACAGTACCTCGATGGCGAGCTCGACCGCGAGGAAGCCATCGAACACGTCGGCCGGACGAAAGTCGAGCGGGCAGAGCGAGAGCGTGGGGTCATCGAGGGATACATCGACCGGGGCCTGAACGCGTGACGCTCACAGCAGTCTCGGACGCGAGACCAACGCCGGTGGCGAACGGGACGGCTGACGGAGGATCTGCCGGCTCTCGGTCGGTAGCACGGTAGCCGAACGTTTCAATCGTTGGCTGGAGCAGCGCCGGGACCCAGCGGGTTCCCGGCGGCGCCGACCGTCGACTCGTTGGCGGCGACCCAGCGGAGTAACAGGAACGCGAAGACGTACTTCGCCCCGATGTCCAGCGCGGAGTAGGCCCACGATGTCGCGCCGACCGAACTGACGATCGCCAGCCCCTCGACGCCCAGCGCCCAAACGATGGGGTATCCGAGCCAGAGGACGACAGTCAGCGCCCGCAGCGTCCCGAATATCTCGCTCGTTCCGGCCGCCTCGGCGTCGGCCGGCCACTGGACCACCAACGCGTACAGAACGACGATGAAGAAGGTGCAACTGACGACGTAGAACGCCCAGCGGAGCGCGTACGAGGACGTGATGAGCGCCGCTGCGAGGCCGGTAAGACACATCCCGATATCGGCCGCGACGACGACGAAGAGATCGCTGAGGTCGACGTCGGCCAGCAGACCCAGCGCGAGCAGGATCATCGGTGTCGACAGCGTCCACGTCAGATACCGTCCCCACTGACTCAACACCTCCTGACCGCCGAGTGCGTGTCCCGGCGGCATCTCGACGAGACCGACCGTCAGGCCCGACAGGAGGCCGAGGTAACTGGAGATGGACACCAGCGGAATCATGATCGTCGCCCCGAAGATCAGGCGGGCGCGGTCGGACCGGAGATTCCGACCCATGTAGACGAACAGCAGCGCCGACAGTCCCGCGAGCGCCACGTTCGCCCACAGCGACGAACTCAACAGGACGTCGCCCCGGATCTGTTGCATCACGTCACCTTGTGTCGCTTGCAGCGGTACGCCCCCAGCGAACGGGACCGCGAGTTCGACTCCATGTTGGATCATGCTCGTTAGCACTTCGTAGGGAGGGGTTAAAATACACCGTCCTAACCTGTAGGGTCTCGCCGATCTGTCGATGGCGTTGAGGGGAGACGGTAGACAACGACCGGCGGGCGGGATCGCTCATCCCGCCGCGTCGAATCGCTGCACGTCGACGAACTCGACTCGGACGTTCACGTCGCGGTCGGTCGGCTCCCGGATCGACGCCGCGAGATCGGACGCGAGCGTGGGATAGGACGCGCCGACCGGCCGGTAGAAGACGACAGTCACGTCCGGCGGCGCGGACCCGGACACGACGACGAACTCCACACTGGTCGTGACCAGTTCGAGGTCATCGTACGCCCCGTCGTCGAGGATCGAGAGTGCCGACTCGCGGTGGGCTTCCGAGAGCAGCAACTGCACCAGCCGCATGCCTATCGCGGGCGGGGGTGGTACATATTTATACGGGGATAACGGGGTCTGGGAAGCGGTAACCGCGGCTTGCTCGAAACGACGGGTGCGGGGAATATTCAAGACGGCGTCACGCGAACAGAGGCTGATGTTCGAGGCGTCACCCACTGGGCTGGTCCGAAACCCGAACGTGTGGCGCTTGCTGTGGCGCGGGCTTCGACTGCGCCCGGCCGACTTCGCGCTCGGCGGCGACCGGGATCCGGAACTGCTCGGCGATCTCGCGCACCCGTTCGCGTCCGTCGAAGACGTCTCGAACCGGCTCGAAACGCTCGAGGCGGCGCTCGTCGAACGCAGTGATCGGCGCGCGGTCTTTCTGACAGTGTACACGGAGATGACGGCGCAGACGGCTCGCGAGATCGACGCCGGGAGCTTCGACGATCCCGAGTGGATGTGCCGATACCTCGTCCGATTCGCGGAGCACTACCGGCGCGCGTTCGTCGGGTTCGAACGCGGCGAGTACGCCGACGTCCCGGACCCGTGGCTCGTCGCGTTCGGGAGCGCGGTCGGTGGGGACGCGCTCGTGATCCAGGACGCCTTTCTCGGCATCAACGCCCACATCGTCTACGACCTCGCGCTGGCGCTCTCCGCGATCGGACTCGACCCGGGACGGGAGACGAAGTACGCGGACCACCGCCGCATCGACGCCATACTCGCGCGTCTCGTGGCCGTCCAGCGGGAGTTGCTCGCCGAGCGGTACGCCCCCGGACTGGAGGCGGTCGGGGAGGGCATGGGGGGCCTCGACGAACGGTGGTCCACATCGACGCTCCGGCGCGCGAGAGAGTTCGCCTGGCGGACCGCGGTCGTCCGGACCGACGCCCGCTGGAGCACGGTGCGGTCCTCCACTGGCTGGCTGCTCTCTCGGACCGCGACCGGCGGCGCGTCGGTGCTGTTGTCCCCCACCGCGAGCCCCTCGACGATGCGAGCCCTCCGAGCCATCGAGGCCACGGAGTTCGAGCTCGAATCGTACGCCCGAGCGTTTCACGGACGAGCGGTGGACGGGGGCGCGTCCATCGAGCGGTGAGCGTCTGTCCGTCATCGACGCACAGATCGACCAGAACCGGCGTCGAAGATGGCGAATTGTCGAGCACCGGTTCGTCGATCATCGACACGGAAAGAAGATACATTATGAGCCAGGAGCCCGCGTGTCGAAACAACGATCCGAAACCATGTCTGGCAAGTACGACCTCATCATCGTCGGTGGCGGAATCAGCGGCGCGTCGCTTTTGTACACGACCGCGAAGTTCACCGACATCGACTCCATCGCACTGATCGAGAAGGAGCCGGAGCTCGCGGCGATCAACACCCACCGGACGAACAACTCCCAGACGCTGCACTTCGGCGACATCGAGACCAACTACACCCTCGAGAAGGCCGAGGAGGTCAAGGAGGGCGCGGAGCTTCTCGCCGGCTATCTCGAACACTACGACGGCGACCGCGAGATGCACTCGAAGCGCGGCAAGATGGTGCTCGGCGTCGGCGACGAGGAGGTCGAGACGCTCGAGCGCCGCTACGACGAGGAGGGGTTCGGCGACCTCTTTCCGAAGCTCCGGGCGATCGGTCGCGAAGAGATCGCCGAGCTGGAGCCGAAGGTCGTCGAGGGGCGCGACCCAGACCGGGAGATGCTCGCCCTCCAGACGCCGGACGGCTACGTCGTCGACTACGGCGCCGTGACGGAATCGCTCGTCGAGCGCGCCGACGAAGAGGTCGGCGTCGACGTCTACACCGGCACGAAGGTGACGGACATCACGCCGACGCTGGACGGCTACACGCTCGAAACTGACGCCGGACGATTCGACTGTGACGTCGCTACCGTCGCCGCCGGCTCCCACAGCCTCCAGATCGCGAAGGAACTCGGCTACGGCGAGGACAAGGTGTTGCTCCCCGTCGCCGGGAGCTTCTTCCTCGCGGACGATCTGCTGAACGGAAAGGTGTACACCCTCCAGATGAAGAAGCTCCCGTTCGCTGCCGTCCACGGCGACGCGGACGTGCACGATCAGTCGATCACGCGGTTCGGCCCGACCGCGAAGCTCGTTCCGGCGCTCGAACGCGGCCGCATTTCGACGGTGAGTGACTTCGTCGACGTGTTCGGACTCAACGCGGCGTCGTTCCTCAGCTACGCCAACATCCTCTCGGACCGGATCTTGCTCCCCTACGTCCTGCGAAACCTCCTGTACGACCTGCCGAAGGTCGGCCCCAAGGCGTTCCTCCCGCACGTCCAGAAGGTCGTCCCGAGCGTCGAACTCGACGACATCGAGCGCGCCAAGGGGTACGGTGGCGTCCGCCCGCAGATCGTCGACACCAAGAACAAGTCGCTCGACATGGGCGAAGCGAAGATCGTCGGCGAGGACATCATCTTCAACATCACGCCCTCGCCGGGCGCGTCGACCTGTCTGAAGAATGCGATGAAGGACACGCGGACGCTGATGGATTTTTTCGACGGCGAGTACGAGTTTGACGAATCGGCGTTCCGCGCGGACACGATCGACAACTTCCCGCGCGCGGACGACTCGACCGAGTTCGCCAGTTCGAACGCCGCCAACGGCGCAGGGAGCGTCGACGCCGTCGACGACGTGCCCGCGAGCGACGACTGACGACGCGCGTTCGAATCGCGTCGAGTCTTACGCTTCGTAGCTGAAACTCACCGACCGCAACTCGCTGTCCGAGCGGTCGCCGACGTACTCCTGTGCGACGCCCTGATCCGGCCTGATTTCGATGATGACGCGAGCCGTATCGACCGGGTGAGGGTAGTCGTGGCCCGAGTAGCGCCGCGAGAGCTCGTCGATATGCCCGCGAGCGCCCTCTTCGACGACGCCGTCGACGGTCCCCACGACCGTCATCCGCCGATACGGGGCGTCGGGATCGATCATGCTCACGCTCACGCGCGGGTCGTGCTCGACGTTCCGGACCTTCCGCCGCCCGCGTTCGGAGTTGATCAACAGCCGGTCGATTTCGGCGTCGTAGTCGACCCACACCGCCGAGTTGTGCGGCCGCCCGTCCGGGAGGAGCGTCGCGACGTGTGCGAACGTTCGCTTCTCGAAGAGGTCGTGGAAGTCCTCGGGGATCGTTGGCATCGACGGCGAGAGACGGGGCGACGACTTGAGGGTGTCGGCGGGGCTTCGCCAAGGTTTATCTCCGAAACGCCGTACGGCTAGTACATGAATCCCTCCCTGGGCCGGTCCCTCGACCGGGTGTCGGCCCCCGAACTCGCCGTGTTCGTCTCCGGGGTGGCGAGCATGGGCCTCGAGATCCTCGCGGGGCGGATGGTCGCCCCCGAATTCGGCAGCAGCATCTACACGTGGGGGAGCATCATCGGCGTGTTCCTCGCGGCGTTGAGCCTCGGCTACCACTACGGCGGCAAGCGGGCCGCGAGACGGGCGAGCGTCGATCGGCTGTCGTGGCTGCTCCTCGGGACTGCCGCCTACGTCGCGCTGTTGATCTTCGCCAGCGATCCGCTGTTGGCGGTGGGGTCGTCGTTCCCGCTCCCGAGTCGGTTCGCCTCGCTCCCGGCGATCACGCTGCTTTTTGGCCCGCCGACGTACTTGCTCGGCTTTATCAGTCCCTACGCGGCGGAGCTCTCCGACACCGAGGCCATCGGCGAGGCGTCGGGACGGGTGTACGCCGTCGGAACGATCGGCAGCATCCTCGGCGCGTTCGGCACGACGTTTCTCCTCATTCCCTCGCTCGGCATCGAGATGATCGCCTTCCTCTTCGGAGCGTTGCTCGTCGGCACGGCGTTTTTCATCCTCCTGCCGTCGATGGACCGCGAGCCGCTGTTCGCCACCGCCGGCGTCGCAATCTTGTTGGTCGCGGCCATGGGAAGCGGCGCGGTCGGCGTCTCGACCGGCGGCCAGATCGTCTATCAGACGCAGACGCCGTATCAGGAGCTCGAGGTCACGGACCTCGGCGACACGCGAACGCTGTATCTCGACGGCCAGCGACACAGCGCGATGGATCTGAACGATCCGAACCGACACGTCTTCGAGTATACGCGCTACTTCCACATGCCGTATCTGTTCGCCGAGGATCCCGACCAGATCGATCGGGTGCTGTTCGTCGGTGGTGGCGGGTTCACCGGACCGAAGCGGTTCGCGGCCGAGTACGACGCGACCGTCGACGTGGTCGAGATCGACCCCGAGGTCATCGACGTCGCGAAGGAGTACTTCAGGGCCGAGGAGTCCGAACGGCTCAACATATACAACGACGGCGGCCGGCAGTACCTCCAAGAGACGAACAAGACCTACGACCTGATCGTGTTGGACGCGTACAAGAAAGACAAGGTGCCGTTCGAGTTGACGACTGTCGAGTTCATGCAGTTGGCCAACGATCGGCTCTCCGAAGACGGATACCTCTTTGCGAACATCATCTCGGCACCGACTGGCCCGGCCTCGGAGTTCTACCGGGCCGAGTATCGGACGATGGAGCAGGTGTTCCCGCAGGTGTACAGCTTCCCAACCGCTGGACCGGGCGTCATCCAAAACATCGAGGTCGTCGCGTCGAAGAACCCGGAGGTCGTGACCGAATCAGAGCTACAAGCGCGGAACGCCGAGCGCGACATCGGGATCGAGCTCGGCGACGAGATCGAGTCGTACCGCCGCGATGAGCCGACTGACGACGTCCCGATACTCACCGACGATCACGCGCCGGTCGATAGCCTCCTCGATCCGATGGTCGGGCAGCGATACGTCATCGAGCAGTCCCCGGCTGAGAACGCGACGGCCGACTGATCGCCTCTCGCGTCGAGCGGCCCCTCCTCTAGCCAACGTTTTCAATGATTGGTGAGAACGGGGGGTATGGCCGACCTCCGATCACCGAACTGGAGCGCTGGGAGCCAACGATGGTAGACGTCGCGCTCTCGGTCGGACAGATCCTGCTCGCGCTGTTCCTCGTGGTACTGAACGGCTTCTTCGTCGCCTCCGAGTTCGCGTTCGTCAGGATCCGATCGACCGTCGTCGAACGGCTCGCCGAGGACGGCGTCGCGGGCTCGAAGACGCTGACTGAAGTGACTGACAGCCTCGACGACTACCTCGCAGTCACCCAACTGGGGATCACGATCGCATCGCTCGGGCTGGGGTGGGTCGGCGAACCCGCGGTCGCGGCGCTCATCGAGCCGACGCTGGCGGCGTACCTCCCGGCGAATCTCATCCACCTCGTCGCCTTCGCGATCGGGTTCAGCATCATCACGTTCCTCCACGTCGTCTTCGGCGAACTCGCGCCGAAGACGATCGCGATCGCGCAAGCGGAACGGATCTCGCTGCTCGTCGCGCCGCCGATGAAGTTCTTTTATTACATCTTCTACCCAGGGCTCGTCGTGTTCAACGGGACGGCAAACGCGTTCACGCGCATGATCGGCGTTCCACCGGCCTCGGAGACGGACGAGACGTTCAAAGAGCGGGAGATCCGCCGGGTGCTGGCTCGGTCCGGCGAAGCGGGGCACATCGATGTGGCGGAAGTGGACATGATAGAGCGCGTGTTCGCGCTCGACGACACCACCGTCAGCGAGGTCATGGTTCCACATCCGGACGTGGTGAGCGTACCGGCGGACGCCTCGCTCGACGAACTCCGCGAGATCGTCTTCGAGGCCGGCCACACCCGGTACCCGGTCGTGAGGGCCGACGACGGCGACGAGATCGTCGGCTTCGTCGACGTCAAGGACGCCCTGCGGGCGAGCGAAATGGGAGAGGCCGACGTCACGGCTGGCGAGCTCGCCAGGGGAATCCTCATCGTCCCGGAGACGGTCGCGATCGACGAACTCCTGTTGCAGTTCCGCGACGAACGCCAGCAGATGGCGGCGGTGATCGACGAGTGGGGCACACTCGAGGGGATCGCCACGGTGGAGGACGTCGTCGAAGCCATCGTCGGCGACCTCCGCGACGAGTTCGACCTCGACGAACGCGAACACACGATTCGCGAGAGAGACGGCGGTGGACACGACGTCGACGGGAGCGTCCCGCTGTCGATGCTCAACGAGTCGCTCGGCACGAGCTTCGAGAGCGACGGGTTCGAGACGATCGGCGGGTTCGTCCTGGAGCATCTCGGGCACGTCCCCGACGCCGGCGAGCACATCGAAACGGGCGGGTACGTCATCGAGGTCGCGAGGATGGACGGAACGCGGATCTCGGCGCTGGTGGTCCGCGAGCGTGATGAAAGCGAGAGCGACGAGAGCGGCGGAAGCGAGCGCGAGCCGTCCGACGACGGGACCGAGACGAACTGACCCGACGATGGGGTCGGCCGGTCTCGGATGTGCAAGGCGGATCGAAAGGCGCGAGTGGATCGCCGCTGCTTCGGGGCACGAGTTTCTGGAACCGAAAACGTGATGATACTCGGTTCGGAGGGTACCGTCGAACCATGCTTGTCGTTCGCGCGATGTTCCCGATCGATCCGGACCGGATGGACGAAGCGCTCGAGTTGGTCAATGATCTCGTCGACCACTCGAATCAAGAACCCGGGATAATCGACTACCGCGCCGCGGTCGACGTTCAGGACGAAACCCGCCTCCGGTTCATCGAACAGTACGAGGACGGTGACGCGTTCGAGGCCCACATCGGGACGGAGCACTTCCAGGCGTTCGAGTCGAAATTACCCGAGTTGCTTGCCGGCGAGCTCGAAGTGACGCGCTTTACCGTCAGCGACGCGACCGAACTCGAACTGTAGCGTGCGTCCGGCGGCGACACCGCAGTCCCGAGAGCGGGAACTCGCCAGCAGATTTATCTGACCGTTCCGAGCCGTGTCTCACATGGTGGACGGGGACGTCGATCCGTTTGGGGAGGGGGTGCCGCCCGAGTCGAGCGGCCGAAACGTCGGCGGCGAGTCGCCCGAAATCGATCCGGAGTCGATCAGCGACGAGGCGACGATTCACGACGACGAGACCGAGCTCGAGCGGACGATCGGGCTCACGGGCGGGCTCGCCATCGGTATCGGGACGATGATTGGGGCCGGGATATTCGTCTTCCCGGGGCTGGCAGCTGGAAACGCCGGTCCCGCTGCGGCACTCTCGTTTGCTATCGGAGGTGTAATCGCACTGCTCGTCGCCCTGCCGGCCTCGGAACTCGCGACCGCGATGCCACGGAGCGGCGGCGGATACTTTTTCGTCTCCCGGAGCATGGGGACGGCGTACGGATCGGTCGTCGGTCTCGGACTGTGGCTGGGGCTCATCTTCGCGTCGGCGTTCTATCTCGTCGGCTTGGGCCACTACGCGGCAGCCGTCTTCGCCGAAGTCGGACTCATTTTCTCGGTCAGCCCGGTCGTCCCGCTCGGTTTGGTGTTCGGTGTTGCACTGACGGGATTGAGCATCGGCGGCACCGAAAATACGGCCAAGATACAGAATCTGGTCGTGGGGATCTTGCTCGTCATTCTGACGCTGTTTCTCACGTACGGCTCCCTCAACGCGCTCGGCGTGTTCGGTCGCGAAACCGCCCCCGAAGCGTTCTTCCCCAAGGGGGTATTTTCGGTGTTTAGCACCGCGGCACTCGTCTTTACGTCGTATCTCGGATTCGCACAGGTCGCGACCGTCGCGGGCGATATACAAAAGCCGAGCCGGAACCTGCCGCTCGCGATGGTCGGATCGGTGCTCGTCGTCGCGGTGTTCTACATCGTGACGATATTCGTCGCGACGAGCGCGTTCGGTGCGGATCGGCTCTCAGAGTTCGGCGAAACCGCGATGGTCGAAGTCGCTAGGGAGTTCGTCGGTCGCCCCGGCGCGGTCGCGATTCTCCTCGCCGGTCTGCTGGCGACGTTTTCGAGCGCGAACGCGTCGATTCTCAGCGCCTCCCGAACCGTGTACGCGCTGAGCCGCGATGCGCTCTTGCCGAAGAAAGCGAGCGAGATCAATCTCAGATACGGGACGCCACACGTCGCGTTGCTCGCGGCCGGGGGGCCGATCTTGCTGTTGGTCGCTACGGGTCAAGTGGAAGTCCTCGCGGAGGTCGCCTCCTTTCTCCATCTGATCATGTACGGATTGATCTGCGTCGCCGTAATCGCCCTCCGACGGCGGGATCCGCCGTGGTACGAGCCGAGCTATCGGATTCCCGTGGTCCCGGCGCTACCAGCGGTCGGGGCGGCCGCGAGTTTCGGGTTGGTCGCGTTCATGCGACCCGCCTCGATCGGCATCGGGATCGGCGTCATGCTTATTTCGTACCTGTGGTATCGGTACTACGCCGGGACGGTCACACTCAAGGGGGCATTCTGATCATGCACGAGAAGCCGACGATACTCCTGCCGGTCCGCATTCTCGAGGGGGAATCGCTACCGGAAGGCACGGGAAAGCTGCTCTCGAATGTCCGCGTACTGTTGCTCGGGTACCACGTCGTGCCCGAACAGACGGCGCCGGGGCAGATGCAGATGCAGTTCGAAGACCGGGCTCAGGACCGCCTGGCCGAACTCGAATCGGCGCTCGAATCCGCCGGCGCGACGGTCGAAACGCGGCTCGTCTTCACCCACGAGGGGCAGAAGACGATCGATCGGATGATCTACGAGCACGGCTGTCTGGCGGTGTTGGTCCCCGACATGGTTCGCGATCTCGATGACGTGTTGGTTCCGATTCGCGGGACGGTCGGCGTCGACCGGCTCGTGCGCGTGGTCACGGGGTTATTCGCCGACACGGACGCCTCGATAACGCTGTTTCACGTCGCAGAACCGGACGAAACCGACGAGGACGCGCGAACGTTGCTCGACGGCGTCGCCGATCGGCTCACCGACGTCGGCATCGACGAGGAGCGGATCCGGCTCACGATCAGGCGCGGGGACGGAGCGTTGGACTCGATCACCGAGGCCGCCGAATCGGCCGACGCGATCGTCATGGGCGAAACCGATCCCTCGATCGCCACGTTCGTCTTCGGAATGCCGGCCGAGAAGGTGGCGGACAGATTCGTCGGGCCGGTGTTCATCGTCCAGCGAGAGCGGCCGGACGGGATCGAGCGCGATTGACCGCCGATCGTCGAAGATCGGTGATCGATCGGTGTTCCGGGGGCTTTTAACGAACCAGTCGGTTTCGGAGACTCGAACCGACGGTCGGTCGTCTGTTCGCTGGATAGCTTTTTCATTGAAGATTTTCTACACAAGGGCGTTTGAATAGACATTCGAAGGCCTTATACGCGTACTCGGCATTCGTTTATTTGCAATGGCAGACGGAAAAGTTGATTTCTTCAACGACACTGGCGGCTACGGTTTCATTACGACTGAGGACTCCGACGAGGACGTGTTCTTCCACATGGAAGACGTTGGCGGCGAAGACCTTACCGAAGGCACCGAGATCGAATTCGAAATCGAGGACGCCCCCAAGGGCCCCCGCGCGACGAACGTCGTCCGCGTATAATCGATTCGAACAGCCGCCCCTGGCGGCACAACAAACTTCTACGTTTTATTCCGCGCCGAGCGGAACGATCGCATCCGGCGGGACGGTGTCACACCGCGTGTTCGAGAAAGAGCGACCGCTAACGAACCCATCGCCGTAGAACTAGACGCCCGTCTCGAGGACGAACGAGGGGTCCGCGCCCAGAACTAGCGCGGACGTTCGACAGCGACTACTGCGAGCGCGTCGTCACTTCGCAGCCGTCCTCGGTGACGATGACAGTGTGCTCCTTTTGACTGACGAGGAATCCATCGTCCTCTTTGAGAACCGGATAGCCGTGGACGACGTTCTGCTGTTTGAGCCGGCGGAGCGCCATCTCCGCCCGACGGGTGTCGAGCCACCGGCGAGCGAACGGGAGCGTCTTGAACTGCTCGACGATCTGTTCGAGCGCTTGCCTGGCGTCCCGGTTTCGGACGCTCGCCTCGCGCTCGAGGGCGAAGATCTCCTCGTCGGCCCCCTCGTTGACCTTCCCGCCGCCGTCGGTCGCGAACGGCTCGATGGCGACGACGTCGCCGACCTCGAGTTCGACGCCCCGCTCGACCGCGCGGTTCGGGATGTTCGGCTCGGTGTGTTGGTCCCAGTGGCCCAGCCCGTGCCCCGAGAGGTTGACGACTGGATTGTAGCCGTAGCCGTCGATGACGGACTCGATCTCAGCGCCGATCTCGCCGGTCTGGATTCCCGGTTCGACCACCTCGATCGCGGCCTCGAGCGCCTCCGCGGGCGCTTCGGCGAGCTCGGGATGCCCGGAGAGGTCGACGGTGACGGCGGTGTCGGCGAGCCAGCCGTCCACGTGGACCCCGATATCGAGGTTGATCATCTCCTCGCCGAACGTCGAGTCGTCGTCGGGTTCCGGCGTGGCGTGGGCGGCCTCCTCGTCGACGCTGATGTTGACCGGGAACGCGGGTTCGCCGCCGAGTTCGCGGATTCGATCCTCGGCGTACTCGGCGATAGCGAGGTGGCTCGCGCCGACCTCGACCCGCTCGGCGGTTTCGTCTCGGACCCGTGCGAGAATCTCGCCGGCTTCGCGGTGTTTCTCGTACTGCTCGTCGGTGAGATCGACGCTCATGCCCTGTCGTTCGCTGGGTCGAATGAAAGGGATTGCGTTCGAATCCGCGCGTGACCCGACGCAATCGCAACGCTTTCGACCGC encodes the following:
- the map gene encoding type II methionyl aminopeptidase → MSVDLTDEQYEKHREAGEILARVRDETAERVEVGASHLAIAEYAEDRIRELGGEPAFPVNISVDEEAAHATPEPDDDSTFGEEMINLDIGVHVDGWLADTAVTVDLSGHPELAEAPAEALEAAIEVVEPGIQTGEIGAEIESVIDGYGYNPVVNLSGHGLGHWDQHTEPNIPNRAVERGVELEVGDVVAIEPFATDGGGKVNEGADEEIFALEREASVRNRDARQALEQIVEQFKTLPFARRWLDTRRAEMALRRLKQQNVVHGYPVLKEDDGFLVSQKEHTVIVTEDGCEVTTRSQ